The sequence below is a genomic window from Terriglobales bacterium.
AGGCACGCCAGGACCAGGATGCAATGTCTTTTCATGACCTACCTCTGTGCTCGCGCGAAAGGGCGAGCGTCGACGAGATTCTCCTACTTCTTCGGATCAGGAAGCAAGGCCGACCCCACGGGAGCCGGAGCAGACAGGGCAGCAGAGGATGGCGCGAGCGGGCGCCGGGATGGGTCAGCTCTTGACTTCCTTGTTCTGGTCCTTGGACGCGTCGCTCGAGGCCTGGTTCTGCGGGGGAGCGTCCTTCATGGCATCGCGGAAGCCGCGAATGCCCTCGCCCAGGCCCTTGCCCAATTCGGGCAGCCGCCTGGGGCCAAACACCAGCAGGGCGATCACCAGGATCACCAACAGGTGCGTGGGTTGAAAAAGCCCTTCCAGCATACGACCTCCCTCAGCGACAGACTACCACGGTATCGGAGCCGGGGGGGAGGAGT
It includes:
- the tatA gene encoding twin-arginine translocase TatA/TatE family subunit, coding for MLEGLFQPTHLLVILVIALLVFGPRRLPELGKGLGEGIRGFRDAMKDAPPQNQASSDASKDQNKEVKS